The Hydrogenobacter sp. T-2 region AGTATTGCACTTCCTTTCCTCTTGGCTTTACTACCAAGCTCACACCACCAGAGAATGGGTCATCCTCTCTCTCAAGCACCATGTATGCCCTTCCACCAGGAGAAAGCTCAGAGAAAATGTGCCTAAGGTTTCTATCCACTGCCTGAAAGGTTTCCATAAAGGCTCTTAGCTTTTTTGTCTCTATTTCCTGTATGAGTTCTTTTATAGACTCCTTTTCCTCTTTTAGCTTTTTGTATCTTTCCTGATAGTCTGTGTATCTCTCCTCGTATTCCCTGTATTCCTCCTCCGCCTTGAAGTTCACACCGCCGATAGAAGAAAGTTCCTTTAGTATTTTTGAAAGCTCTTCTTTGAGTTTACCAAACCCCTCTTTTACTTCTACCACATCACCCTCATAGTGGAGGTCTCTCAATTTGCTGAGGCTCTCCTCGTATCTTTCTTCAAGTTTTGCCCTTTCAAGCCCAAGCCTATGAAGTTCTTCTTTTATGGTCTCTTCGTGAAACTTCAACTTTCCAAGTTCTGACTGAAGGATTCTTTGTTCTTCTTCCAGTTTGTCCTTTTTTTTGTAAAGCTCGTAAGCCTGCATATTGACCTGCTTTAGTTCTTCTTCCATCTCTTCTCTCTTTCTGTGTAGTCCTTCCAGCTCTTGGTTTAGTCTTTTAATCTCATCCTGGGCACTGTCAATAAAGGCGAGTTTTCTGCCTATTTCCTTCTGTAAGCTCTCTCTTTCCATCTGTAGCTCTTTTAGTTTTAGCTGTTCTAGGTGTATGGACTCCTTTAGCCTTTCTATCTTTTGCTTTTGTTTTTCATATTCCCTTCTTAGGTTTTCCACTCCAGACTCCTTGTAGTGGGTAAGAACCGACTGCCTTTTTATGTTGAGGTTTTCCAGCTTTTCCTCAAGGTAAGCTATTTCTTCTTTTAAAGCCTGTGCTTTCCTTTTGGTCTCTTGCGATTCTTGTTCCAATATCTGAAGATATTCTTCCGCCTTGCGAAGTTTTTCTTCTATATCTTTAAGTCTCTCATAGCCAGCTTTATCGGACTCTTCCACTTCCTCAAGCCTTCTTTTAAGTATGGCTATGATGCTTTCCTTTTCAAGAAGCTCATCCCTGAGAGCTTTTAGGAGCTTTTCCTCCCTTTGTTCCTCTTCCTTCAATTTCTGTTCAAGCTCCAAAAGTCTGTTTAGCTCCTCAAGATAAAAGGCTCTTCCAAGTTCACCCCTTTCTTCGCTATGCCCTCCACTTATGACGCCACTTTTCTCAAAAAGCTCCCCATCAAGGGTCACCATCCTATAAGCATTTCCAAGAGCCTTTGCAGTCTCAAAGCTGTCCACAAGGAGCGTATCTCCAAAGATAAACCTTATTGCCTTTTCAAACCTTCTGTCGTATTCCAAGAGGTTCACCACAAAGTCTATAACACCTCTTTGTCTTGGTGGATAGGATGGCAGGTTCGTTTCCCTTATCCTGTTCAAAGGTATAAAGTTTAGCCTTCCCCATTTTAGCTCCTTGAGCCTCTGTATGCACCTTTTTGCTACCTCCTCGTCCTGCACCACCACATAAGAAAGCCTTCCACCCCCTGCGGTCTCAACCGCCCTGAGATATTCAAGGTCTTTAACTCTTATAAGGCTTGACGCTCTGCCGTAAACTCCTTCTATGCCCTCAAAGGGTAGGTCTTCTGGTGGCATGCTTGCCAGCCTACCCTTAAGCATAGAGATTTCCTTAATGATCTCTTCTCTTTCTTGTCTTATTTTCTTGAGCCTTTCCTCTTGGCTTTGGTATTTATCCTTCTTTGTCCTTATGGACTTCTCTTCCTCCTTTAACATCTTCTGGTAATTTTCCCTCTTCATAAGGGATTCGCCCATGCTTGCCTTTATTTTTTTCTCCTCTTCCCTTAGCCTTTCCATATCTTCTCTAACTTTCTCCTTTTTAAGCTCCAGCTCTTTCAGTTTCAGTTCCATCCTTGAAAGCTCTTTCCTTGCATCTGCCAAAGTATTAGAAAGCTCTTTTAGTTTCTCCTCTGTCCTTTCCATCTCTTCAAGGGAAACCTTTAGGCTCTCC contains the following coding sequences:
- the smc gene encoding chromosome segregation protein SMC: MKAWIEKITLEGFKSYGKERIEIPLGQGFIGVVGPNGAGKSNIGDAISFALGIATAKTLRAKNLSYLIYSKNSDRADYAYVEVHFKNYGLFPLQEEDIVISRKVYQDGRTVFRINGAVVRERDLMDFLSKAGIYENAYNVVLQGDIVRFLKMMPVERRKLLEEIAGIEEYEEKKQKALADLGEVELKLRELRLLMDEMEVQMEKLKEELKRLNLYRDLEEKRRLLEIKLNLKTAYDLQKSIQQTSQTMAQKEEELGKLKGMLREYEEKLTLLEEELKSVSESLFPYRERVGRLSQSIEVLSQEIEKHKKKIENLEKEVFYTQEQMGSLEAQKESLKREEEEILREIEGQEMELLGLEEATNLLWKSIKEREESLKVSLEEMERTEEKLKELSNTLADARKELSRMELKLKELELKKEKVREDMERLREEEKKIKASMGESLMKRENYQKMLKEEEKSIRTKKDKYQSQEERLKKIRQEREEIIKEISMLKGRLASMPPEDLPFEGIEGVYGRASSLIRVKDLEYLRAVETAGGGRLSYVVVQDEEVAKRCIQRLKELKWGRLNFIPLNRIRETNLPSYPPRQRGVIDFVVNLLEYDRRFEKAIRFIFGDTLLVDSFETAKALGNAYRMVTLDGELFEKSGVISGGHSEERGELGRAFYLEELNRLLELEQKLKEEEQREEKLLKALRDELLEKESIIAILKRRLEEVEESDKAGYERLKDIEEKLRKAEEYLQILEQESQETKRKAQALKEEIAYLEEKLENLNIKRQSVLTHYKESGVENLRREYEKQKQKIERLKESIHLEQLKLKELQMERESLQKEIGRKLAFIDSAQDEIKRLNQELEGLHRKREEMEEELKQVNMQAYELYKKKDKLEEEQRILQSELGKLKFHEETIKEELHRLGLERAKLEERYEESLSKLRDLHYEGDVVEVKEGFGKLKEELSKILKELSSIGGVNFKAEEEYREYEERYTDYQERYKKLKEEKESIKELIQEIETKKLRAFMETFQAVDRNLRHIFSELSPGGRAYMVLEREDDPFSGGVSLVVKPRGKEVQYLEAISGGEKTLAAISLIFAIQDYRPSPFYYFDEVDAHLDEANARRVGELIKERSKEAQFIVVTLREVLASFADKVIGVSGRGGVSKVFALENPAQLLTG